The following are encoded together in the Funiculus sociatus GB2-C1 genome:
- a CDS encoding D-alanyl-D-alanine carboxypeptidase, translating to MLELFGSGLVTLWLNMAGLKTTGVDTAQLMAWRGVPLFALSSATDPAAEIAMRQYLKGLSAKGAVTASQGVWLQSGAVTLANHQGTIPIPAASLTKIATSVAALETWGPAHQFETLIGATGPIKNGVLQGDLVITGSGDPFFVWEEAIAVGNALNKRGIRQVNGNLVIVGNFYMNYQSNPVLAGQMLKAAFNPRSWPRDAQYLYNLMPSGTPKPQIAIAGGVKVLTPPSPVSQVNFGGFPKQILLLRHHSMSLGHILKEMNIYSNNEMAEMLSNSLGGASVVAQLGAKSAGVPQQEIQLINGSGLGVENRISPRAVCGMLMAMERYLQPHNLTVADLFPVAGRDRRGTMAYRKLPPGTIIKTGTLREVSALAGVVPTRDRGPVWFAIINKGGNVDNFRTQQDIIVQKLVKQWGMAPTLPVALAPSPGTSDAPKHLGEPTRNEIISGVQVQF from the coding sequence ATGCTGGAATTATTTGGCTCTGGATTGGTTACTTTGTGGCTGAATATGGCTGGGTTGAAAACAACTGGAGTCGATACTGCCCAACTAATGGCGTGGCGGGGCGTTCCTTTGTTTGCCCTGAGCAGCGCAACCGATCCCGCAGCTGAAATCGCTATGCGGCAATACTTGAAGGGCTTGTCAGCTAAAGGAGCTGTAACAGCTTCTCAGGGGGTGTGGCTTCAGTCTGGGGCGGTGACGCTGGCAAATCACCAAGGGACTATTCCCATCCCTGCGGCTTCGTTGACTAAGATTGCTACTTCTGTAGCTGCTTTAGAAACTTGGGGGCCAGCTCATCAGTTTGAAACTTTGATCGGTGCCACGGGGCCAATTAAAAATGGGGTGTTGCAGGGAGATTTGGTGATTACTGGTAGTGGCGATCCGTTCTTTGTTTGGGAGGAAGCGATCGCTGTTGGGAATGCCTTAAATAAGCGCGGTATCCGCCAAGTTAACGGCAATTTGGTGATTGTGGGTAATTTCTACATGAATTACCAATCTAACCCCGTCTTGGCTGGTCAAATGCTAAAAGCAGCATTTAACCCCCGCTCTTGGCCCAGAGATGCCCAATATCTCTACAACTTAATGCCGTCAGGAACGCCAAAGCCTCAAATAGCGATCGCTGGTGGTGTGAAAGTGCTAACTCCCCCAAGCCCCGTTAGTCAGGTAAATTTTGGCGGATTCCCGAAACAAATCTTATTGTTGCGCCACCACTCAATGTCTCTGGGTCACATCCTTAAGGAGATGAACATCTACAGCAACAACGAGATGGCAGAGATGCTTTCCAATTCCCTCGGCGGCGCATCAGTTGTAGCCCAGTTGGGAGCTAAATCTGCGGGGGTTCCCCAGCAGGAAATTCAACTTATAAATGGTTCCGGGCTGGGAGTTGAAAATCGCATCTCTCCCCGTGCTGTTTGTGGGATGCTGATGGCAATGGAGCGCTATCTACAACCCCACAATTTAACCGTTGCCGACTTATTCCCCGTAGCGGGACGCGATCGCCGGGGAACGATGGCATATCGCAAACTTCCACCAGGCACAATTATCAAAACTGGCACCCTGCGAGAAGTTAGTGCCTTAGCTGGAGTAGTTCCAACACGCGATCGCGGGCCCGTTTGGTTTGCCATCATCAACAAAGGCGGCAACGTCGATAACTTCCGCACCCAACAAGACATCATCGTGCAAAAGCTTGTCAAGCAGTGGGGAATGGCACCCACCTTACCCGTTGCCCTCGCCCCCAGCCCCGGCACCTCTGATGCCCCCAAGCACCTCGGAGAACCTACCCGTAACGAAATTATCTCCGGTGTCCAGGTGCAATTTTGA
- the lptC gene encoding LPS export ABC transporter periplasmic protein LptC has protein sequence MKNLQVSKKLFLLPFAFCLLPVLLVGCNPQKRAEKKLQKDTSSVTDFEGSLVFNDVTLDQADEQGRPLWKVQAKNAVYTKDKKTARIQNPTGDLFQDGKLVLQIKAKSGEIQEDGKKVFLNGQIVATDPRNGAVLKGDQLEWRPKEDLLIVRDNLVGTHKQLDATAKEGRYFSRSQQLELIGQVVGTSKDPVLQVRTEHLIWQIPQKMVIGDRPLQINRYKGQTVTDQAFGNSGQVNLNTKTATLKQNVQINSLEPPMQIAGNSVTWDLTTEMVTSNEPLKVFHRQQQVTLTGNQGQVDLKGKVARLSGNVRGVGTRNQSQLQADRVSWNISTEEFDAVGNVTYKQVNPPLHLTGPQAAGRLQDQTVVVTGGGGANSGGRVVTEIIP, from the coding sequence ATGAAAAACTTACAAGTTAGTAAAAAACTATTTCTTTTGCCTTTTGCGTTTTGCCTTTTACCAGTTTTATTGGTTGGTTGTAATCCGCAAAAACGTGCAGAAAAAAAGTTACAGAAAGATACTTCCTCGGTGACAGATTTCGAGGGGAGTTTGGTATTTAACGATGTAACTTTAGATCAGGCGGATGAGCAGGGACGACCCCTGTGGAAAGTGCAGGCGAAGAACGCGGTTTACACCAAAGATAAGAAAACTGCCCGCATTCAGAATCCAACAGGCGATTTGTTTCAGGATGGGAAACTGGTTTTGCAGATCAAGGCAAAGAGTGGAGAAATTCAGGAGGATGGAAAAAAAGTATTTCTCAATGGTCAAATTGTAGCTACCGATCCGCGTAATGGTGCGGTGCTGAAGGGAGATCAATTAGAGTGGAGACCCAAGGAAGACCTGTTAATAGTTCGTGACAATTTGGTAGGAACTCATAAACAGCTGGATGCTACGGCTAAGGAAGGAAGATATTTTAGTCGATCGCAGCAACTGGAATTAATCGGTCAGGTTGTGGGAACCTCGAAAGACCCAGTATTACAAGTGAGAACGGAACACTTGATTTGGCAGATTCCTCAAAAGATGGTTATAGGCGATCGCCCACTCCAAATTAATCGCTACAAAGGTCAAACTGTGACAGACCAAGCTTTCGGCAACAGTGGTCAGGTAAACCTGAACACAAAGACGGCAACGCTGAAGCAGAATGTCCAGATAAATTCCTTGGAACCGCCGATGCAAATAGCTGGTAATTCTGTCACCTGGGATTTAACGACGGAAATGGTAACGTCAAACGAACCATTAAAGGTTTTCCATCGGCAGCAGCAAGTGACGCTGACCGGAAATCAGGGTCAGGTAGATTTGAAGGGAAAAGTTGCTCGTCTAAGTGGAAATGTCAGAGGCGTTGGTACTCGAAATCAATCCCAACTTCAAGCCGATCGGGTGAGTTGGAATATTTCTACTGAGGAATTTGATGCTGTAGGTAATGTGACTTATAAACAAGTTAATCCGCCGCTGCACTTGACAGGCCCGCAAGCTGCCGGGAGGTTACAGGATCAGACGGTTGTCGTTACTGGCGGCGGTGGTGCTAACAGCGGCGGCAGAGTGGTGACGGAAATTATTCCTTAG
- a CDS encoding NYN domain-containing protein, whose protein sequence is MLNNFTSNDSVFTPEQVLENRGRVAIFIDGSNLFYAALQLGIEIDYTKLLCRLTAGSRLLRSFFYTGVDRTNEKQQGFLLWMRRNGYRVIAKDLVQLPDGSKKANLDVEIAVDMMALVGSYDTAVLVSGDGDLAYAVDAVSYRGVRVEVVSLRSMTSDSLINVSDRYIDLDGIKEDIQKTPRQNYTYRPLSGIGFMDDQEER, encoded by the coding sequence ATGTTGAATAATTTCACCAGTAATGATTCCGTATTCACGCCGGAACAAGTTTTAGAAAATCGGGGTCGGGTTGCCATTTTTATTGATGGATCAAATCTGTTTTATGCAGCGTTGCAGCTGGGAATTGAAATTGACTACACGAAGCTGCTGTGCCGATTAACCGCAGGATCTCGGCTGCTGCGCTCTTTTTTCTACACTGGTGTTGACCGCACCAATGAAAAGCAACAAGGCTTTCTGCTTTGGATGCGTCGCAATGGGTATCGCGTCATTGCTAAAGACTTGGTACAGCTGCCTGATGGCTCTAAGAAAGCCAATCTAGATGTGGAAATCGCAGTTGATATGATGGCTTTAGTGGGGTCTTACGATACAGCGGTTCTCGTGAGTGGGGATGGCGATCTGGCTTACGCGGTTGATGCTGTTAGTTATCGGGGTGTTCGGGTCGAGGTTGTGAGTCTGCGTTCAATGACCAGTGACAGTTTGATCAATGTGTCAGACCGTTACATTGACCTCGATGGTATCAAAGAAGATATCCAAAAAACGCCCCGACAAAACTACACTTACCGTCCGCTTTCTGGGATCGGGTTTATGGACGATCAGGAAGAAAGGTAA